The Limosilactobacillus panis DNA segment CATACGATGGTGGCCGGGGTACCAGCCAAGTTTATTAAGAACGTTGACCAACAGACTAGTGACAAGACGGCCCTGCAGGGTGACTTGAGGAAGTTGTGATCATGACATTAACAAACGAGCAACTTATTCAAATCCGTCGCCACCTCCACCAGATTCCGGAGTTGGCCCTTCATGAAACGCAGACCCATGAGTACCTCCTTTCAGTAATCAAGGGCTTTAACCAACAGTTCCTCGAAATTCGTGAGACACCAGAACTACCGACGGCATTGTTTGTCCTTGTTAAGGGGAGTAACCCCCAACGGACGATTGGTTACCGGACAGACATTGACGCTTTACCGGTAGAGGAAAAGACGGGACTACCATTCAAGTCCCAACACCCGGGTGTTATGCACGCGTGTGGCCATGATATCCACATGACGGTCGCCCTTGGCGTGCTCAACTACTTTGCTGAAAACCAGCCCAAGGACAACTTGCTCTTCTTCTTCCAACCGGCAGAAGAGAGTGATTATGGTGGTAAGCGGGCCTATGAAGCCGGTTTGTTTTCCGGTAAGTGGTGTCCGGACGAGTTTTATGGTCTTCATGATAATCCGGACCTTCCCGCTGGGGCAATTGGCTGCCGGATGGGAACGCTGTTTGCGGGGACCACAGAAGTTAACATTGATTTAAATGGGAAGGGTGGGCACGCTGCCTACCCCCAAGATGCCAATGACACGGTCGTTGCGGCTGCAGCATTAATAATGCAAGTGCAGACGGTTATCTCCCGGAGTATTGACCCGATTCATAGCGGCGTTATCACCCTTGGCAAAATTCGCGGGGGCAGTATTCGCAACGTAATTGCTGGCCATACCCGGATCGAAGGAACCATTCGCGGCCTGACTCAGAAGATGATTAAAAAGATTGATGGTCGTCTTCAGGATATCTGTGAAGGAGTTGGGCGCTCCTTTAATATGGATGTTAAGCTGGGCCTCAACCAGGGTGGTTACTGGCCAGTTGAAAACAACCCGCAATTAACGAAGTTCTTTATTGACTACATGCAAAAGACCCCCGACGTCAACTTTATTGAAACCGCACCGGCAATGACCGGCGAAGACTTTGGCTTTTTACTGGCGAAGTTTCCGGGGACGATGTTCTGGCTTGGCGTTGATGATGATTCGCAGCTCCACTCCGCGACTCTAACACCTGATGAGGCGGCAATTAAGCGGGGCGTTGATGCAATCACTGGCTTTATGAATGCGCGGATGGCAAAGTAATGGAGGAATTAAAATGAAATTAGCAGATGCAGATCTCTTAACAGCAATTGTCACTCCCTTTGATGATAAGGGGCAGATTGACTTTGCAAGCTTGAAGAAGTTAACGAACTACCTAATTGACCAGGGTAGTAATGGTTTTGTAATCGGTGGGACAACCGGTGAGACCCCGACACTTAGTCACGACGAGAAAATTAGTCTTTACCAAGAATTCGGTAAGATCGTTAATGGTCGGGTTCCGGTAATTGCCGGGACAGGGAGCAATAACACCGCCGAAACGATTGCCTTTACCAATGAGGTGGCAAAAATCCCAGGCATTGACTATGCCCTGGTAGTTGTTCCGCCATACAATAAGCCTAACCAGCGGGGGATGGTTGCCCACTTTACTGCAGTTGCGGACCAGGTTAAGATACCAATTGTGATGTACAACATTCCTGGTCGAACAGGAGTTAAGATGGCGGCAGAAACAATCATTAAACTTTCCGCAAACCCAAACATTGCAGCCGTTAAGCAGTGTGCTTCCCTGGAGGAACTTGAAGAAATTGTTGAAGGAAAGAACAAGGACTTTGCCGTCTTCACTGGTGAAGATGCGCAGGCTCTGACCGCTCGTGTTCTCGGGGCTAACGGGGTCATCTCGGTTGCCTCCCACAGCTACGCTTCCCAGATGCGGGCAATGTATGACGCACTCTACAAGGGTGACTACCAGGCGGCCGGAAAGCTGCAACGGTGGCTTACCCCAAAGATGGCAGCGCTATTCATGTACCCGTCACCATCACCAGTTAAGACGCTCCTTAACGCCCAGGGATTTAGCACGGGTAGTTGCCGTTTGCCGATTTTGCCACTTAACGATGACGAGAAGAAGGCTTTGGCAAACGCTCTCGGCTTGCCGAGCGATAAGTTATTAAATAAGCAACTACCATTGAACTTGGGGGAATAATAAGATGAAAAAAGTTTTAATTGCCGGCGCTGCCGGAGCAATGGGCCAAAAAGCCGTTGCCCTGGTAAACGGGATGGATGATGTTGAATTGACCGCCGTCCTGGCCCCGCACATGGCCGATGACCAACGTGCTAAGTTTCACCTTGGACCTGAAGTGCAGATTTATCACTCATTAAATGAGGTCCCTGAAGGCGCGGCCAATATCTGGGTTGACTTTACGATTCCAGCAGTCGTGTACGACAACGTCAAATTTGCCATCGATCACGGCTTCGCACCGGTTGTGGGGACCACGGGGTTAACGGATGACCAGGAGGATGAATTAATTAAGACCAGCGCTGCGCGTCACCAAGGGGGGCTGATTGCGCCTAACTTTGGGATGTCGGCAGTCCTGTTGATGAAGTTCGCTAAGGAGGCTGCGCAATACTTCCCGGATGTTGAAATTATTGAAATGCACCATGCTGACAAGAAGGACGCTCCATCGGGCACGGCATTGAGCACCGCCAAGCTGATTGACCAGGTGCGGCCAGCACATGAGAGTAGCCCCGATGAGGTCAGCACCCTGGATAATGTCCGTGGTGGCGACTACCACGGGATTAAAATCCATTCAGTTCGCTTGCCGGGCTACGTTGCCCACGAACAAGTCCTCTTTGGGAGCGCGGGTGAAGCACTAACGATTCGGCAGGATTCCTTTGATCGTCAATCGTTCATGAGTGGGGTCAAAGTTGCCTTAGAAAAGGTGCTGGACCTTGACAAGTTAGTAGTTGGACTCGAGAATATTTTATAGGAAGTGACAAGATGCCGACCTTACCAAGTGAAATGAAAACAATTGTTAACCACCGGGTGGCTGCCCTTCCACCGGCACAGATTCGGGCGTTCGACGACGAAATATCCGCGATTCCGGGAATCGTCAAGTTAACTCTTGGCGAACCGGACTTTAATGTTCCTGACCATGTCAAGCAAGCAGCAGTGCGAAGCATTCAGGAGAATGATTCCCATTATTCTGCCAGTCGGGGAACAATCGCCCTGCGGCAGGCAATTAGTAATTATCTTAAGCAGACCCGCCAGGTTAACTATGATCCCGCATCAGAACTAATTGTGACGGTGGGGGCCACGGAGGCAATTACGGCCACGACATTCGCCCTGCTCAACCCTGGTGATAAGGTAATCATCCCGACGCCAATCTTCTCGCTTTACTTTCCAAGTGTTGCCTTGACAGGGGCGGAACCGGTCTCGGTAAATACCGTTAACGATAACTTCCTATTAACGGCTGACCGCCTGGAAGCAGAAATTGAAAAGGGTGGTCCTGCGGTTAAGGCGGTAATTCTTAACTACCCCAATAACCCTACAGGCCGTTGCTATTCCAAGGAGGAGCTAACGGCACTGGCGGCGGTTATCAAGAAGCACCACCTGCTCGCAATTGTTGATGAGATATACAGTGAACTGATTTACGACCAGCCCTTTACCTCGTTGGCCAGTTTGCTACCTGACCAAACGATTCTGATCGATGGCCTTTCAAAATCGCACGCGATGACTGGCTACCGCTTGGGTTACGTTGCGGCGCCGGGTGATGCTATCAAGCAGATTTCGAAAATGCATTCGTTCATGGTTACTGCCGCTAATGATACCGCTCAGGCCGCAGCTCTTGAGGCCTTGACGAATGGTTCGGCAGATCCCGTTGCCTTCCGTTCTCATTACCAAAAGCGGCGGGATAAGTTAGCGAATGCTTTGCAGAAGATGGGCTTCTCTTTTGCTGCCCCAGACGGTGCCTTTTACCTGTTTGTAAAGCTTCCAGAACGATTTGGCAGTGATGACTTTGCCTTTGCGCGTCGGTTAGCACATGAGGCCAAGGTCGGCGTGATTCCCGGCCGTGCTTTTGGCGCTGGTGGAGAAGGGCATGTTCGCCTTTCCTACGCGGCTGCTGATTCGAGCATTGATCAGGCAATTGAACGTTTGACCACCTTTATGGAGAAAAATTAGGCTGAAATTAGGCTGCCTTGTTACCTTAACGGTGCTGGACAGCCCTTTTTTATCCGGGCCAACCAAATGTTCGCTATACCAATTATAAAAATAATGGTAAAATAAGGAGCATGAGAGCGCATTCTTGACGAAGCGCTGTATTTATTATGATGTTGTATGATTATTGAGAAGGTGTTTATTCAGCATGACTAAGAAGCATTACCAGAGTCACCACTTACGGCATGCCGTAACGGGAACCTTAAGTGCGTTTGGGTTCTTGGCGATTACGTCGCAGCTTGCCTCAGCAAGTCAAATCACAGTTAAATCAGGTGATACCGTTTGGGGGATTGCCCAACAGCACCAGTTGACGGTCCAGTCAATTGAACAGGCCAACCCAACCACGATTAAGAAGATCAGCAATACCGTTGACCTGATTCAGGTGGGGCAAAAGCTAACCTTACCGGATGGCCAGACTACTCAAACTGCGGCCCATTCGGTGGCAGGAATGTATACCGTTAATAACGGTGATACCCTGAATAGTATTGCCCAGCATTTTAATGTGAGTGTTAACCAGATTGTTGCCTGGAATAATCTGACAACGCCACAAATTTATGTCGGTCAGCACTTAACAGTTAACGGGGCCAACCAATCGGCAACTAACACCACCACAGCAGTGGGCACTACTAGTTCCGTTAGTGCAGCTCCAGTTGAGTCAACCCAGCCACAAGTGGTTAATACAGGTATGCCGGAGCAGGTTACCCAACCAGTTACTAACCAGACTAGTGTTCGGTCGTCGGCTAATACCACTAATCAGACAAGCATCCAGTCAACAGCTAGTGGTGAAACCGTGCAAACTAGTGAAGCCCTAGCTGCGACAGTACCGACCGTTTCTACTAATGTTCAGCAGCCAGTATCGACTTCTGCTATCAATACTTCTCAAGTAGCTGTTAGCAAACCAACAACAGTGGCAAATACGGTTACGACGCAAGGAAGTGCTGGTCAAACCGCTACTGGCCAGGCCGTCCAGTCCAGTCAACAGCAAGTTTACGTTACTCCCGTTAGTCAACAGCCGGCTCCGGTTACTTCATCAGCGGTAGCAGTTCAAAGTCAGGCTACCCCTGCTGGCTCGGTTGCACAATCAACTGCTTCGACTGCTCCTGTTAACGCTAGTCAGCCTCAACAGCCTGCTAGTCAGGCAGCGACGCAACAGCCAGCAACCAATAATCAGGCTACTTCAACGACTGACTTGCAGTCTGGCTCTGTTGTCAGCCTGGCAGTTAAGGTTGCTAACTCTAACAGTGTTCCTTATGTCTGGGGCGGTAATTCACTGAGTGGGATGGATTGTTCTGGATTTGTGGACTATGTATACGCTCACGCTGAAAATAAACAATTGCCACATAATTCAGTTGCGTTGGAGAGCTGTGTAAACCAGCATGCTGTTAGCCAGGCTCAACCAGGTGATATTCTTTTCTGGGGTCAGCATGGTAGTTCTTACCACGTTGCAATTTACACTGGTAACAACCGGTACGCAGCGGCAGCGCAACCGGGAACGAACGTGTCAATCTACACCTTAAGCCCTTATTTTGCACCAAGCTTTGCCGGGACTGTGAAGTGATTAGAGAATTTTCATCATAAAGTAACCGAGATGTAATCACTCAAAGGGTTAACTTTTGGTCAGTTTCATGATATTTTGTCAGTATGCAATTATTGAAATTGCTTTAAATATTTACCATGTATGAGGGGTGTTTAAAGTGAGCAATAAGAATGAGATCGAAACTGATTTACGCCGAGCAGAGGATCGATTGGCGAACCTTTGTCGGTCAGAAAACGTGACAGATGCCACTGATGGGCAGACGGTTACAATTCAGCCAACTTGTGGCGATGAAATGCAAAAATTACGGGATGAATGCAGCCAATTGCGGATAATTCTCGAGGCAATGGAAGCTTCTGAGGATTAGCTTGATTGGCAAAGTTTTCTAATTTTAAGACAAAACTCCCGCACACTTGAGAATTGTCGAGTGTGCGGGAGTTGTTTTATTTAGTCGTTTGCCAGAATGGGTACTGGGTAACGTCTGTACTGAGGTCAACAAAGCGGTTGCCCAACGGCTCACCATCACTTTGCCCAAATTCAAGGGAGGTAGTTGTGTAATGAAAGCGGGCCCCCGTTAAATGCTTAGCAAAACGGGAATTTGGCAGCTTCCCTCGGGAAAACTGAATTAGTTGCCAAAAGGTGATTGGCCAGCCCTTTTGTTCCGCTACAAGCAGGCCTAATTGTGGTTGTTCCAGGCTGCTTGTGGGAGCAACTTTGACGCCGCCGCCAATGAAGGGATGGTTGACTAGCAGGACAATGTATGCCCGGGGATAAAAGTTCCGTGAGCTACCTTGTTGGACCATTAGCTGGAAGGGCTGCTGGTTATAAACGACCCCTAAAGCCTGACGAAGGTAATCAGGGTGCCAAAGATGGAATGCGGTAGACTGTTTTTTAGCGCTTTTTCCGCTGACCCGACTAATAATTGCGGCATCAAAACCGATCCCAATATTATTTAGGAAGTAGCCTTCTTCGCCCTTAATGGCCTCATGGTAGTGGCCGACATTAACACTAGTTAATGTCGTGGTATTTAGAATTTGTTGCAGGGCGTCAAGCGGCTGAAATGGTACTCCAAAAGCACGGGCAAAATCATTATTAATACCTGCTGGAATGAAGGCTAGTGGGAGGGGATTAGTGTGGAGACGGTGACTTTCTTTAATAAGGCTGTTTAAGACTTGGTGAAGGGTCCCATCACCACCAATCACCATAACAATATCCCCTTTGCGCCTTTGGACAAAACGGGTTGCAAAATATTCAGCACTAGAACGGTTCTTAGTTATGTGGACATCGAAGCTAACTTGCGCTTGGATTAGTTGGGGCTCAATTAGTTGCCATTCTTTTTGCGCTTTACCGTTACCGGCAGCTGGGTTAAGGATGATTGAGTAATGCATAGTGGTCTTCCTTCTTGATCTTAATAGCTATATAACAGGATAAAGAAGTTAAATAATC contains these protein-coding regions:
- a CDS encoding diacylglycerol kinase family protein; this encodes MHYSIILNPAAGNGKAQKEWQLIEPQLIQAQVSFDVHITKNRSSAEYFATRFVQRRKGDIVMVIGGDGTLHQVLNSLIKESHRLHTNPLPLAFIPAGINNDFARAFGVPFQPLDALQQILNTTTLTSVNVGHYHEAIKGEEGYFLNNIGIGFDAAIISRVSGKSAKKQSTAFHLWHPDYLRQALGVVYNQQPFQLMVQQGSSRNFYPRAYIVLLVNHPFIGGGVKVAPTSSLEQPQLGLLVAEQKGWPITFWQLIQFSRGKLPNSRFAKHLTGARFHYTTTSLEFGQSDGEPLGNRFVDLSTDVTQYPFWQTTK
- the dapB gene encoding 4-hydroxy-tetrahydrodipicolinate reductase is translated as MKKVLIAGAAGAMGQKAVALVNGMDDVELTAVLAPHMADDQRAKFHLGPEVQIYHSLNEVPEGAANIWVDFTIPAVVYDNVKFAIDHGFAPVVGTTGLTDDQEDELIKTSAARHQGGLIAPNFGMSAVLLMKFAKEAAQYFPDVEIIEMHHADKKDAPSGTALSTAKLIDQVRPAHESSPDEVSTLDNVRGGDYHGIKIHSVRLPGYVAHEQVLFGSAGEALTIRQDSFDRQSFMSGVKVALEKVLDLDKLVVGLENIL
- a CDS encoding N-acetyldiaminopimelate deacetylase, coding for MTLTNEQLIQIRRHLHQIPELALHETQTHEYLLSVIKGFNQQFLEIRETPELPTALFVLVKGSNPQRTIGYRTDIDALPVEEKTGLPFKSQHPGVMHACGHDIHMTVALGVLNYFAENQPKDNLLFFFQPAEESDYGGKRAYEAGLFSGKWCPDEFYGLHDNPDLPAGAIGCRMGTLFAGTTEVNIDLNGKGGHAAYPQDANDTVVAAAALIMQVQTVISRSIDPIHSGVITLGKIRGGSIRNVIAGHTRIEGTIRGLTQKMIKKIDGRLQDICEGVGRSFNMDVKLGLNQGGYWPVENNPQLTKFFIDYMQKTPDVNFIETAPAMTGEDFGFLLAKFPGTMFWLGVDDDSQLHSATLTPDEAAIKRGVDAITGFMNARMAK
- a CDS encoding C40 family peptidase, producing MTKKHYQSHHLRHAVTGTLSAFGFLAITSQLASASQITVKSGDTVWGIAQQHQLTVQSIEQANPTTIKKISNTVDLIQVGQKLTLPDGQTTQTAAHSVAGMYTVNNGDTLNSIAQHFNVSVNQIVAWNNLTTPQIYVGQHLTVNGANQSATNTTTAVGTTSSVSAAPVESTQPQVVNTGMPEQVTQPVTNQTSVRSSANTTNQTSIQSTASGETVQTSEALAATVPTVSTNVQQPVSTSAINTSQVAVSKPTTVANTVTTQGSAGQTATGQAVQSSQQQVYVTPVSQQPAPVTSSAVAVQSQATPAGSVAQSTASTAPVNASQPQQPASQAATQQPATNNQATSTTDLQSGSVVSLAVKVANSNSVPYVWGGNSLSGMDCSGFVDYVYAHAENKQLPHNSVALESCVNQHAVSQAQPGDILFWGQHGSSYHVAIYTGNNRYAAAAQPGTNVSIYTLSPYFAPSFAGTVK
- the dapA gene encoding 4-hydroxy-tetrahydrodipicolinate synthase, yielding MKLADADLLTAIVTPFDDKGQIDFASLKKLTNYLIDQGSNGFVIGGTTGETPTLSHDEKISLYQEFGKIVNGRVPVIAGTGSNNTAETIAFTNEVAKIPGIDYALVVVPPYNKPNQRGMVAHFTAVADQVKIPIVMYNIPGRTGVKMAAETIIKLSANPNIAAVKQCASLEELEEIVEGKNKDFAVFTGEDAQALTARVLGANGVISVASHSYASQMRAMYDALYKGDYQAAGKLQRWLTPKMAALFMYPSPSPVKTLLNAQGFSTGSCRLPILPLNDDEKKALANALGLPSDKLLNKQLPLNLGE
- a CDS encoding aminotransferase class I/II-fold pyridoxal phosphate-dependent enzyme, translating into MPTLPSEMKTIVNHRVAALPPAQIRAFDDEISAIPGIVKLTLGEPDFNVPDHVKQAAVRSIQENDSHYSASRGTIALRQAISNYLKQTRQVNYDPASELIVTVGATEAITATTFALLNPGDKVIIPTPIFSLYFPSVALTGAEPVSVNTVNDNFLLTADRLEAEIEKGGPAVKAVILNYPNNPTGRCYSKEELTALAAVIKKHHLLAIVDEIYSELIYDQPFTSLASLLPDQTILIDGLSKSHAMTGYRLGYVAAPGDAIKQISKMHSFMVTAANDTAQAAALEALTNGSADPVAFRSHYQKRRDKLANALQKMGFSFAAPDGAFYLFVKLPERFGSDDFAFARRLAHEAKVGVIPGRAFGAGGEGHVRLSYAAADSSIDQAIERLTTFMEKN